In Paenibacillus dendritiformis, the DNA window CAAGAATCCATCCGAACAATTCTGTAATCGAAAGACCACATGAATAAGAAGTTCTTAGCACATAAGTATCATCTTTATGTACAGTGCAGTTTTTTTGTAATTCATACAGCAAATTAATAATACTCCGATGTGAAAGAGCAAACCCTCTCAGTCCCTCTGTTGAACTTGAGGTATATACAACGCAAGCAATCTGATCCGGTGTACTGGTGATGTTGCTTTTAGCCAAGGCCGGCACAGGTTCAACTAACTCATGCATCGAATAAACTGCTGCATTGGATATTCGATGATTGTTCTTATCCTGCACAATGACACAGTCCGCTTGACAATCATGTAAAATAAACCGCACTAGATCATCAGAGCATCCCGGCTCAACAGGAACATAAGTATAGCCTGCAAAGAGAACAGCATAGGCGCTGACAACCATATCCACGCTTCGGTTCATGATGAGTGCTACGGTTGCTTGTTTTTTACCAATCACTCTTTGCAAGTTACCCGACATAAGTTGAATACGGTCATAAAATTCGGTATAGGTTAACGACTCCCTTGAATCATAAAGAGCTGTCTTTTGCGGATATTTACTTACGGCTTGCAGCAGCAAATCGTGAATGGTCCGGGATTTCGTCGCAAACATCTCATCTTGATGATTTCCTAATAAAGTTTCTTTTTGTTTTTGTGTAACGATTTGTAACTCAGAGTATTGGGATTTTGAACGATACGTAATTTCAGATAATATCTGCAGGTAATTTTCGGACATCATTTGTATAAATTCGTCCGAATACCTATTTTGGTTATAATTGATTCGAATAGACTTATCGAATAGGTTAATCTGCAGCACAAGCTCCGATTGTAACATCTCTCTGAAAAAATATTTCTGAATATAAATATCTCGGTCATATTGAAGCAAGCTTTGCTCAATCGGATAATTCTCAATAACTACGATTGAATTATAGAGACTGTCTCGATCATAGACCTGAGCATATTCACGAATGTCCGCGTAGGTTATCTCTTCGTAATCCGAACGCTGGGTTAGAAAGTTTCGTACTTCTGCCAAGAGTTCATCCACCGTTTTTTCATGATCAAATGGAATCGCGAGCGGTATCGTTTTGATAAAGACTCCTACGGCGTTTTCGATGCCTGGCTCGGCATCTACACGGCCGGATACCGTTGTACCGAACATCACATTGCGTATATTCAGATATTTATTTAAGAAGATGCCCCATGCCAAATAATAAGCTGCTGCTTCATTTCCATTTTCCAGGCAAATATCATCGAGTATAGGAAAATCATAGTAAGCATTTGATATCGCATTGTTGGTACACTCCATGCTCACTTCTTCTATATAAGGCTGTTGTACACAATTTTCCAAATGCGGTTTCCAAAATTCCCGCAAAGCTTCTGTCTCATCGCTTCTTCTTTTACATAAAAAAACACTGTCATCTTCATCCGCGGGAGCTAATGGAATTCCATTTGCAAGCTTTTTGTAATTTTGAATAAATTGATTTACCAGAATAGAGGTGCTCCAACCGTCAAAAAGAATATGGTTGCTAAGTAATGACACAGCATACTGATTTTTTTCATTGATTTTGTAAAAAGTGATGCGGTAAGGATTTTTTGTGATATCTATTTTCTTTTCCCTATCGTTCTGAAAAATATAATTCTCTATATCCTCCGGTAATGTTTTAGAGGACAAATCCTCAAAAAATATAGGATCGGGCATTTCCTTTAGAAGAATTTGTACCGGCTCTTTCAAGCCCTCCCACCGAAAGACGGAGCGTAAAGCTGCATGTGAATTTACAACGGCCTTCCAAGCTTGAACACATCTCTCTTCAACTATATTTTCCGGCAAGAGAAATACAATTTGCTCTAAATACGCATCACTGGAGGAATCTTGAATATAGTAATAAAGCATGCTTTTCTGCAGCTCATTTAATCCGATAATATCCCTTACTTTACTTTTTTGGAGAGTGGAAGCTTGGCTCATTTTAACCTTTCCTTTCCTGATAGGAGAGATTTGTTGCAGATCACCTATTCTTCTAACATCTCTTTTATTGCCTTTACAACCTCTTCAGCCGACTCATTTATAAAAAAATGACCGCCTGGAAAACGTCTCAATGTGCATGATTTCTCAGTATACTCTGCCCATTGTTCCAGCTCATTTTCGTCCGTATTTTGATCATCCGCGCCATAAAACACGGTCATTCTACACGGCATTTTTTTGCCTCTTTCCGTATAGTTATAGTTTTCAACAATCCGATAATCAGCACGCAAAATAGGTACAAAATAGGAGCTAAGTTCTTCAATCTTAAAAATATCTTGGTTGGTCCCGCCAATTTTCAAAATTTCCTCCGTAAATTCATTGATAGGTGCATCATGAATTTTTTGGGAATGATCAATACTCCCGAGCGGATTTCTTCCTGAGACAATCGTCATGACAGGCAAGGGATAGTTTAAATCCATCAGCCTGTATACTAATTCGCAAGCAAGTATGCTCCCCATGCTATGTCCGAATAATACATATTTATCATTTCTGATATAAGGGATTATATTTTCTAGTATGTCTTCCACAGCTGCTGGAATATCCTTATAAAACGGGTGTTTCGCTCTTGTCCCCCTGCCCGCTAATTCCACAGTGTGCATGTTCATATTTTGATCCATGTATTTCTTCAGAGGCGCATAACACGTCTCCGACCCACCAGCATAAGGAATACAAATCAACTTGTACTTTTCCATAAGAGTCTCCCGGTTACCGAAAATTCAATTCTACAATTCCCTCGACATCATGACTCGCTGAACAATAAGTCCAATTCTCCTTGTGAAAGATCGTTCTTGCTAAAATCCGATGGCGAATAATCCACATCACCTTTATTCATGCAATGATGAACAATACTTTGGATCAT includes these proteins:
- a CDS encoding thioesterase II family protein, with translation MEKYKLICIPYAGGSETCYAPLKKYMDQNMNMHTVELAGRGTRAKHPFYKDIPAAVEDILENIIPYIRNDKYVLFGHSMGSILACELVYRLMDLNYPLPVMTIVSGRNPLGSIDHSQKIHDAPINEFTEEILKIGGTNQDIFKIEELSSYFVPILRADYRIVENYNYTERGKKMPCRMTVFYGADDQNTDENELEQWAEYTEKSCTLRRFPGGHFFINESAEEVVKAIKEMLEE